Proteins co-encoded in one Bacillus paramycoides genomic window:
- a CDS encoding PH domain-containing protein codes for MYKRQHPITMLLELKITDFIPLIIFMFSLNGKFPFWYLIPAAFGLLTVFSAFEKWYYTTYWVENNVLHVKQGLFVKKESYLNKERVQTINTSSNVLYQMLGLKKIQIETAGGGDDAEVSLAGITVEEATELIAMLNEPTPEVKAEETLDEAAENTVEKEIITEEKQATEYKLTWKEILLASVTSGQFGLLFSLIFFVYHQVDEYIPKWIENSVKSYVMEHDIYGWIFMIAILLVLSWIISTIGYVLKHGDFTVNRRNDEVRISQGLLEKKELVLKLHRIQGITIKESILRQPFGYCAVQVEVIQGKGLGDEKEKVTLHPIIRKDRVQQLLAHLQLPYELNTNIISLPKAALRRYLIDSFIFFAMLAIPLTGISIYFEKYYIMWAFIPLAILIFILGYATFKTNGYGVNGEQITLVYRSVGKYTGLVRRRHVQSMEKTQSYFQRRADLCTYKFSNASSNYKLEHTSVEDTERMQDWYKKRLSED; via the coding sequence ATTTTATCCCACTCATTATTTTCATGTTTAGTTTAAACGGAAAATTTCCATTTTGGTATTTAATTCCCGCTGCATTCGGTTTACTCACCGTCTTTTCAGCGTTTGAAAAATGGTATTACACAACGTATTGGGTTGAAAATAACGTATTACATGTAAAACAAGGGCTCTTTGTAAAGAAGGAGAGCTACTTAAATAAAGAACGTGTTCAAACGATTAATACAAGTTCTAACGTGTTATATCAAATGCTTGGCTTAAAAAAGATTCAAATTGAAACAGCTGGCGGAGGCGACGATGCAGAAGTTAGCTTAGCTGGTATTACAGTAGAAGAAGCAACAGAGCTTATTGCAATGCTAAATGAGCCAACTCCAGAAGTGAAAGCAGAAGAAACGTTAGACGAAGCAGCAGAAAATACAGTAGAAAAAGAAATCATCACAGAAGAAAAACAAGCGACAGAATATAAATTAACTTGGAAAGAAATTTTACTAGCGTCTGTTACATCTGGTCAGTTTGGACTATTATTCTCGTTAATCTTCTTTGTGTATCATCAAGTAGATGAGTACATTCCGAAATGGATAGAGAATAGCGTAAAGTCGTATGTAATGGAACATGATATATATGGCTGGATTTTCATGATAGCTATTTTGCTTGTCCTTTCTTGGATTATATCTACAATTGGTTACGTGTTAAAACATGGAGATTTTACAGTGAATCGAAGAAATGATGAAGTCCGCATTTCGCAAGGATTACTTGAGAAAAAAGAACTCGTCCTAAAGTTACATCGCATTCAAGGTATTACGATAAAAGAAAGTATTTTACGTCAGCCATTCGGTTATTGTGCTGTGCAAGTAGAAGTCATTCAAGGTAAAGGACTGGGTGACGAGAAAGAAAAAGTTACACTGCATCCTATCATTCGAAAAGATCGCGTACAACAGTTACTCGCACATTTACAATTACCATACGAACTGAATACAAACATTATTTCATTACCAAAAGCAGCATTACGCCGCTATCTTATTGATAGTTTCATCTTTTTCGCAATGCTAGCAATCCCGTTGACTGGAATAAGTATATATTTTGAAAAGTATTACATCATGTGGGCATTCATTCCGCTTGCGATCCTCATCTTTATACTTGGATACGCAACGTTTAAAACAAATGGTTACGGTGTAAACGGAGAACAAATTACGCTTGTATATCGCAGCGTCGGAAAATATACAGGACTTGTTAGAAGAAGACACGTCCAATCAATGGAAAAGACACAATCATACTTCCAGCGCCGAGCAGATTTATGTACGTATAAATTCTCTAACGCATCATCGAATTATAAATTAGAGCATACGAGTGTAGAAGATACGGAGAGAATGCAGGATTGGTATAAGAAGAGGTTAAGTGAGGATTAA
- a CDS encoding transglycosylase domain-containing protein, with protein sequence MKKVKWTLLGGLATLLLAIVLYKLIVLAGGYMMDEKQLVFHSSSRIVDQKGKEITKLYVENRDLVPIEQIPKYVQQAFVAVEDSRFYEHQGVDYPSIFRALYKDTLAGDKVEGGSTITQQLAKNVFLTREKTVTRKLKEVAISLQLEQKYTKQQILEMYMNHIYFGHGAYGIQAAAKLYFNKNVEDLTVEEGAMLAGLPKSPNGYSPYFSPEKSKERRDLVLSLMHKQGYLTAEDSVRYQGKTIALYKNLDENELAYMPYIDMVIDEAARLYGLSHQEVLRGGYTFVVPMDEKIQKVAYNQFQDARNFPGKEEGAQGAFLLMDNRTGGIKAAIGGRKYVPRGFNRVFAKRQPGSVLKPLIVYAPALETKKYNPYSLLTNERHSFEGYEPRNYNHEYSKEMTMYDAILESANVPAVSLLNELGVEEGKQYLEKGNVHIADAGLSTALGGLKNGVSPFDLVKMYRAFLANGDIIEPHVIDTVLNRHGAVIGESPKVETKIFSKQTAWYMTKMLEGVVKEGTAKAGVYNGALAGKTGTTSLPNDDNGARDMWFVGYTPNLVGAVWIGYDRTDQEHQLQGESALATKLFKKILTKANVEQKEQFMKPEGVETIGAPIRLRKIEDVKMKLAFSPFGLFKAKLSWTPLPDDRIMYRIYRVENGVHTHVATVNGAGEYEEKFVNIFSKPSFYVVPYNTQTNREGEKSKVAKP encoded by the coding sequence ATGAAGAAAGTAAAGTGGACTTTATTAGGTGGGTTAGCAACGCTACTATTAGCGATTGTCCTTTATAAGCTTATTGTGTTAGCTGGTGGCTATATGATGGATGAAAAACAGCTCGTTTTCCACTCTTCATCACGTATCGTTGACCAGAAAGGGAAAGAAATTACGAAATTATATGTAGAAAATAGAGATCTCGTACCAATCGAGCAAATTCCAAAATACGTGCAGCAGGCGTTTGTTGCGGTAGAGGATTCTCGTTTTTATGAGCATCAAGGGGTTGATTATCCGTCTATATTCCGTGCTCTTTATAAAGATACGTTAGCTGGAGATAAGGTTGAAGGCGGTAGTACGATTACGCAGCAACTCGCTAAAAACGTCTTTTTAACTCGTGAAAAAACAGTTACGCGCAAGTTGAAGGAAGTGGCAATTTCTCTTCAATTAGAGCAAAAATATACGAAGCAACAAATTCTTGAAATGTATATGAATCATATTTATTTTGGCCATGGTGCTTACGGTATTCAAGCAGCAGCAAAGTTGTATTTTAATAAAAATGTAGAAGATTTAACAGTAGAAGAGGGCGCAATGCTTGCAGGTCTTCCAAAGTCGCCAAACGGATATTCACCGTATTTCTCACCAGAGAAAAGTAAAGAGCGCCGTGATCTCGTATTGTCACTTATGCATAAACAAGGCTATTTGACTGCCGAAGATAGTGTACGTTACCAAGGGAAGACAATTGCTTTATATAAAAACTTAGACGAAAATGAACTCGCATATATGCCGTATATTGATATGGTTATAGATGAAGCAGCTCGTTTATACGGATTGTCTCATCAAGAAGTACTTCGCGGAGGATATACGTTTGTCGTACCGATGGATGAAAAAATTCAAAAGGTAGCGTATAACCAGTTTCAGGATGCAAGGAATTTCCCTGGTAAAGAAGAGGGGGCACAAGGTGCTTTTTTATTAATGGATAATCGTACAGGCGGAATTAAAGCGGCGATTGGCGGAAGAAAGTATGTCCCGAGAGGGTTCAATCGTGTTTTTGCAAAAAGACAGCCTGGTTCTGTTCTAAAACCACTTATCGTTTATGCGCCAGCACTCGAAACAAAAAAGTATAATCCGTATTCTTTATTAACAAATGAAAGACATTCTTTTGAAGGGTATGAACCTCGAAATTATAACCATGAGTATTCGAAAGAAATGACGATGTACGATGCGATTTTAGAGTCAGCAAACGTACCTGCAGTTTCTTTATTAAACGAATTAGGGGTTGAAGAAGGAAAGCAATATTTAGAGAAAGGTAATGTTCATATTGCTGATGCTGGTTTAAGTACAGCGCTGGGCGGATTGAAAAACGGTGTTTCCCCATTTGATCTTGTGAAAATGTATCGTGCATTTTTAGCAAATGGTGATATTATTGAGCCGCATGTTATTGATACAGTGTTAAATAGACACGGCGCAGTCATTGGAGAATCGCCAAAAGTAGAAACGAAAATTTTCTCGAAACAAACGGCTTGGTATATGACAAAAATGTTAGAAGGAGTTGTGAAAGAAGGGACGGCGAAAGCCGGTGTATATAATGGGGCGTTAGCTGGGAAAACAGGTACAACTTCACTACCAAATGACGATAATGGAGCGAGAGATATGTGGTTCGTTGGCTATACACCAAATCTAGTAGGCGCTGTTTGGATTGGTTATGACCGTACGGATCAAGAGCATCAGCTGCAAGGAGAAAGTGCATTAGCAACGAAATTATTTAAGAAAATTTTAACGAAGGCAAATGTAGAACAGAAAGAGCAGTTTATGAAACCAGAAGGTGTGGAAACAATCGGTGCTCCGATTCGTCTGCGCAAAATTGAAGATGTGAAAATGAAATTAGCGTTTAGCCCTTTCGGTTTATTTAAAGCGAAATTAAGCTGGACACCACTTCCTGATGATAGGATTATGTATCGTATTTATAGAGTGGAAAATGGAGTCCATACGCATGTAGCCACTGTAAATGGTGCCGGAGAATATGAAGAAAAGTTCGTGAACATCTTTTCAAAACCGAGTTTTTACGTTGTGCCATATAACACACAAACGAATCGTGAGGGAGAAAAGTCAAAAGTAGCTAAACCATAG
- the hemE gene encoding uroporphyrinogen decarboxylase has product MVRTINETFLQACRGERTDYVPAWYMRQAGRSQPEYRKIKEKYSLFEITHNPELCAYVTKLPVDQYNVDAAILYKDIMSPLPAIGVDVEIKSGIGPVIDNPIRSLQDVEKLGEINPEDDVPYILDTIRLLTTEMLDVPLIGFSGAPFTLASYMIEGGPSRNYHNTKAFMYAEPKAWFALMDKLADMVITYLKAQINAGAKAVQIFDSWVGTVNVADYRVFIKPAMERIFAEVRTMGVPMIMHGVGAAHLVNEWHDLPLDVVGLDWRLPIEEARARGVHKAVQGNMDPSFLLAPWSVIEEHVKGILDQGMKQPGYIFNLGHGVFPEVNPDTLKRLTTFIHEYSKGQLAK; this is encoded by the coding sequence TTGGTAAGAACTATAAATGAGACATTTTTACAAGCATGTAGGGGGGAACGTACTGATTATGTACCAGCATGGTATATGCGTCAGGCAGGTCGTTCGCAGCCGGAATATAGAAAGATAAAAGAAAAGTATTCTTTATTTGAAATTACACACAATCCAGAGTTGTGTGCTTACGTGACAAAGTTGCCAGTTGATCAATATAACGTAGACGCAGCAATTCTTTATAAAGATATTATGTCACCACTACCTGCAATTGGTGTGGATGTAGAAATTAAATCGGGTATTGGCCCAGTTATTGATAATCCAATCCGTTCTTTACAAGACGTAGAAAAACTGGGGGAAATCAATCCAGAAGATGACGTACCGTACATATTAGATACGATTCGTTTATTAACGACGGAAATGTTAGACGTACCGTTAATCGGTTTTTCAGGAGCTCCATTTACATTAGCGAGCTATATGATTGAAGGCGGTCCATCTCGTAACTACCATAATACGAAAGCGTTCATGTATGCAGAGCCGAAAGCTTGGTTCGCATTAATGGATAAGCTAGCAGATATGGTTATTACATATTTAAAAGCGCAAATTAACGCAGGAGCAAAAGCAGTTCAAATTTTCGATTCTTGGGTTGGAACAGTAAATGTAGCGGATTACCGCGTATTTATTAAACCAGCAATGGAGCGTATTTTTGCAGAAGTTCGTACGATGGGTGTTCCAATGATTATGCACGGCGTAGGAGCTGCACATTTAGTAAATGAATGGCACGACTTACCGCTTGATGTAGTAGGCTTAGATTGGCGCTTACCGATCGAAGAGGCACGCGCACGCGGCGTTCATAAGGCGGTACAAGGTAATATGGATCCTTCATTTTTACTTGCGCCATGGTCTGTTATTGAAGAACATGTAAAAGGTATTTTAGATCAAGGGATGAAACAGCCAGGTTATATCTTTAACTTAGGACACGGTGTATTCCCAGAAGTAAATCCAGATACATTAAAACGTTTAACTACATTTATTCATGAATACTCTAAAGGGCAGTTAGCGAAGTAA
- a CDS encoding PH domain-containing protein: protein MYKRQHPITILLGIRVATLLPFIFLVLFRSDGQVKLWYLLHLVLLFVLFIMAIFSAIKWYFKVYWVENNILHIKHGVFVKKESYLNKERVQNISTSSNIIYQILGLTKLNIEVAGGGSDPEVMLAGIREEEAKELLSLLHKERSAVSEEAPAEADSKTVYQLTAKEILFASITSGRFGLVFSGLLLIYSEFNQFLPEWLINKVEAYVMDNGVYELIVMAAILMAVSWVISTAGYALKYANFKIERKGNEIRIVQGLFDKKEFVLKLHRIQAITVKEGILRQPFGYCSIEVEVIQSIEAAGNEVMLHPFMQKKDVQQLLTYLQLPYETEEEIVHLPKAALRHYVIMGWITSVVLALPIIGASIYFKQNIALFTLIPLFIVFTLLAYARYTSSGYMIRENQLVMVYRGLAKYTGIMRRRHVQAVGYSQSHFQKKDELCTAVVSVAGHRYKVKHMSKEDALRIYNWYKEKGNTVV from the coding sequence ATGTATAAGAGGCAACATCCGATCACAATTTTATTAGGTATTCGAGTTGCGACTTTGTTGCCTTTTATTTTTCTTGTTTTATTTCGATCAGATGGTCAAGTAAAACTTTGGTATCTCTTACATCTTGTTCTTTTATTTGTATTATTCATTATGGCAATTTTCTCAGCGATAAAATGGTATTTCAAAGTGTATTGGGTTGAAAATAATATTTTACATATAAAGCACGGTGTGTTTGTGAAGAAAGAAAGTTACTTAAATAAAGAACGTGTGCAAAATATTAGTACGTCTTCTAATATCATCTATCAAATACTTGGACTTACGAAACTAAACATAGAAGTAGCGGGCGGCGGTAGTGATCCAGAAGTGATGTTAGCTGGCATTAGAGAAGAGGAAGCGAAGGAACTTCTCTCTTTATTACATAAAGAGAGAAGCGCTGTGAGTGAAGAGGCGCCTGCGGAAGCAGATAGTAAGACAGTGTATCAGTTAACAGCGAAAGAAATTTTATTCGCCTCTATTACATCTGGTAGATTTGGATTAGTGTTTTCTGGATTACTTCTTATTTACTCAGAGTTTAATCAATTTCTACCAGAATGGCTCATCAATAAAGTAGAAGCGTATGTGATGGATAACGGTGTATATGAATTAATCGTTATGGCAGCGATTTTAATGGCGGTTTCGTGGGTCATTTCAACAGCTGGCTATGCGTTAAAATATGCGAACTTTAAAATAGAGCGAAAAGGAAATGAAATTCGTATCGTACAAGGGTTATTTGATAAGAAAGAGTTTGTTTTAAAATTACACCGCATTCAAGCGATCACTGTGAAAGAAGGAATTCTCCGCCAGCCTTTCGGTTATTGCTCTATCGAAGTGGAAGTCATTCAAAGTATAGAAGCAGCTGGAAATGAAGTGATGTTACATCCCTTTATGCAAAAGAAAGATGTCCAGCAGTTACTTACGTATTTGCAGTTGCCGTATGAAACGGAAGAGGAAATCGTTCACTTACCGAAAGCTGCATTACGTCATTACGTAATAATGGGGTGGATTACAAGTGTGGTGCTTGCATTGCCAATCATCGGTGCGAGTATATATTTTAAACAAAATATTGCGTTATTCACTCTAATACCACTTTTCATTGTATTTACGTTACTTGCATACGCCCGGTATACAAGTAGTGGTTATATGATAAGAGAAAATCAGTTAGTCATGGTATACCGAGGCCTTGCAAAATATACGGGAATCATGCGAAGAAGGCATGTTCAAGCAGTAGGATACAGTCAGTCGCATTTTCAAAAGAAAGACGAGCTATGTACAGCTGTCGTATCAGTAGCGGGGCATAGATATAAAGTGAAGCATATGAGTAAAGAAGATGCGCTTCGTATATATAATTGGTATAAAGAAAAAGGAAACACCGTTGTGTAG
- the hmoB gene encoding heme-degrading monooxygenase HmoB yields the protein MKAIISYETPLEQAHFTAKNDEKDMFYKENTEESVEGSLQYDVLDAVGEFKGQPGYIVCNNISVTAEGRPVFENRFKNRAGLIENEPGFQAIRVLRPLSNDTYVILTMWETEQNFKDWTESRSFENAHKKRPAQAEGQAPAQAHPHAEQQKSIFSRPSFVTTFDVLV from the coding sequence ATGAAGGCTATTATTTCATACGAAACACCTCTAGAACAAGCACATTTCACTGCAAAAAATGATGAAAAAGATATGTTTTATAAAGAAAATACAGAAGAATCTGTAGAAGGATCTCTTCAATATGATGTACTAGACGCTGTTGGCGAATTTAAAGGGCAACCTGGCTACATCGTTTGTAACAACATTTCTGTAACAGCTGAAGGTCGCCCAGTATTTGAAAACCGTTTTAAAAACCGCGCAGGTCTTATTGAAAACGAACCAGGATTCCAAGCGATCCGCGTTCTACGCCCATTAAGTAACGATACATATGTCATCTTAACGATGTGGGAAACGGAACAAAACTTTAAAGATTGGACAGAATCACGTTCATTCGAAAACGCTCATAAAAAACGCCCTGCACAAGCAGAAGGACAAGCTCCGGCGCAAGCACATCCACATGCGGAACAGCAGAAAAGTATTTTCTCTCGTCCGTCATTTGTGACTACTTTTGATGTGTTAGTTTAA
- a CDS encoding protoporphyrinogen oxidase: MINFKPENLNQLLKVMLISANKSYDAIKDYECTGEEVVFRVDFEYIDVSLMIVDMLGRSASKFNILPYAKPDTNEIDYIQFQVYSIHEGNFKEIIDTM; this comes from the coding sequence ATGATTAATTTTAAACCAGAAAATTTAAACCAACTATTAAAAGTGATGCTAATTAGTGCGAATAAGTCGTATGATGCGATTAAAGATTATGAATGTACGGGGGAAGAAGTAGTATTCCGTGTAGACTTCGAATATATTGATGTTTCTTTAATGATTGTAGATATGTTAGGAAGATCAGCCTCTAAATTTAACATTTTGCCATATGCTAAACCAGATACAAATGAAATAGATTACATTCAGTTTCAAGTGTATTCGATTCATGAAGGGAATTTTAAAGAAATAATCGATACGATGTAG
- a CDS encoding PH domain-containing protein, with translation MQPLEREIHSNMLKVWRIHALIGAAVILAVIIAYFFFMINFNWWGWLFGLLVTGAIIFIPLDYFVFPNLRQRYYSYRLNEEEIEIQKGMFVVKRVLIPMIRVQHVTIEQGPIMRKYNLAELHISTAATSHSIPGLTKEEAEQLKRQIGELAKVSDEDV, from the coding sequence ATGCAGCCGTTAGAAAGGGAGATTCATTCTAATATGCTAAAAGTGTGGCGAATTCACGCTTTAATTGGGGCGGCAGTTATATTAGCAGTCATAATTGCATATTTCTTTTTTATGATCAATTTTAATTGGTGGGGTTGGTTGTTTGGCTTATTAGTAACAGGCGCTATCATATTTATCCCGCTTGATTATTTTGTGTTTCCAAATTTACGTCAACGTTATTATAGTTACAGATTAAATGAAGAAGAGATTGAGATTCAAAAGGGAATGTTCGTTGTAAAACGCGTACTTATTCCGATGATTCGTGTGCAGCACGTAACGATTGAACAAGGCCCGATTATGAGAAAGTATAACTTAGCAGAATTACATATTTCAACAGCGGCAACTTCTCATAGTATTCCAGGTTTAACGAAGGAAGAAGCAGAGCAGCTGAAAAGACAAATTGGAGAACTTGCGAAAGTGAGTGATGAGGATGTATAA
- a CDS encoding CPCC family cysteine-rich protein → MKYTCPCCGYRTIEEEPPGTYEICNICYWEDDEVQFNNPDFEGGANEVSLRQAQKNFIAFGACEECFVKSVRKPTSEDVRDASWKQIC, encoded by the coding sequence ATGAAATATACATGTCCATGCTGCGGGTATAGAACAATAGAAGAAGAACCACCAGGTACATATGAAATTTGTAATATATGTTATTGGGAAGATGATGAGGTTCAGTTTAACAATCCTGACTTTGAAGGCGGGGCGAATGAAGTCTCGTTAAGACAAGCACAGAAAAACTTCATTGCATTTGGTGCTTGCGAGGAATGTTTTGTGAAATCTGTTAGAAAGCCGACTAGTGAAGATGTGAGGGATGCTAGTTGGAAGCAAATTTGTTAA